The proteins below come from a single Aquabacterium sp. A3 genomic window:
- a CDS encoding outer membrane beta-barrel protein, protein MSKIVSRTVSSIAAALPLALALIGSSASAQTLTPQPRTLGIYAGINAGVGVYEWDCGTSCGRTAFSGKLFGGKRLTPGLAAEVNYMFFGRVDNANEPGLAATTNIAAEERKASAITLGINWEVELLHDVTNHLRIGVARVKREQDIARPSGAVESVSSYRTAPHVGAGLSLQVVRDLRINTNFDYIIDGQDSLYLFSVGGSMEF, encoded by the coding sequence ATGAGCAAGATCGTTTCCCGCACTGTTTCGTCCATCGCTGCCGCCCTGCCTCTGGCCCTGGCCCTGATCGGTTCTTCGGCCTCGGCCCAGACGCTGACCCCTCAGCCTCGCACCTTGGGCATCTATGCCGGTATCAACGCGGGCGTGGGCGTGTACGAATGGGACTGCGGCACCAGCTGTGGCCGCACCGCCTTCAGCGGCAAGCTGTTCGGTGGCAAGCGCCTCACGCCGGGTTTGGCCGCCGAGGTCAACTACATGTTCTTCGGCCGCGTGGACAACGCCAACGAGCCGGGCCTGGCAGCCACCACCAACATCGCAGCAGAAGAGCGCAAGGCCTCGGCCATCACCCTGGGCATCAACTGGGAAGTCGAGCTGCTGCACGACGTGACCAACCACCTGCGCATCGGCGTGGCACGTGTCAAGCGCGAACAAGACATTGCTCGCCCCAGTGGCGCCGTCGAGTCGGTCTCCAGCTACCGCACCGCCCCGCACGTGGGCGCTGGGCTGTCGCTGCAGGTGGTGCGTGATCTGCGCATCAACACCAACTTCGACTACATCATTGACGGCCAAGACAGCCTGTACCTGTTCTCGGTCGGTGGCTCGATGGAATTCTGA